A single region of the Plantactinospora soyae genome encodes:
- a CDS encoding D-glucuronyl C5-epimerase family protein, with translation MDKQGPERDAFRSGRWSRRTLLGAGLAIGGLGLLADPAAARPGGGTPGGDPFGLDSGLDLGLEKTLPGPAGPVIDPAFEISPPLPPEALSDVPTLSRADARRLAPVRPSTPGITSRAVPNAVPGVPFDFEYHDFEIRELPDGIRPYHMSYAVPLVDPGVHDSSGVRMASLGGKLYDHPVAQAQYGLHLIEAYRITSNVEYLNRAKKQAQRLIDRRVLQGGGWFYPYPFRYQLHRSNDVYEAPWYSMMAQGQALSVFCRLFTLTGEAEWKAAADATFASYLVTPVAGKPWGVYVVGGKLWLEEYPNPEEVKGDRTYNGHTFSAYGLWDYWVVTKDERAKVLLQGALTTTRDVHGDVRNRHWRSKYCLRHANDAGNYHTTHTTQHIQCYAITGDTIFAQIAELYYTDFPPHGITGTIMFQAGSHTGYQFDSAGTITASRKLTLERRSNAPSTARLKIMRNDGIWYQISAGSLAGYYLKEVPQHSYQIGEAASIGYRILRPATIATSPLKAYTIDEAGNMASEVTTYQVGDPVNLNRRAVLNGVEHLRFGDGDYAGKWVGYPTITRS, from the coding sequence ATGGATAAGCAAGGTCCAGAAAGAGACGCTTTCCGGTCCGGCCGGTGGTCCCGGCGGACGCTACTCGGCGCCGGACTCGCGATCGGTGGACTCGGGCTCCTCGCCGACCCGGCGGCAGCCCGGCCGGGTGGTGGTACTCCGGGAGGGGATCCCTTCGGGCTGGACTCCGGCCTGGACCTCGGTCTGGAGAAGACCCTTCCGGGGCCGGCCGGCCCGGTCATCGACCCGGCGTTCGAGATTTCCCCGCCGCTGCCCCCCGAGGCACTCTCCGACGTGCCCACCCTCTCCCGCGCCGATGCGCGGCGGCTCGCCCCGGTCAGGCCGTCCACGCCGGGGATCACGTCCCGGGCCGTCCCGAACGCCGTACCCGGGGTGCCGTTCGACTTCGAGTACCACGACTTCGAGATCCGCGAGCTGCCGGACGGTATCCGGCCGTACCACATGAGTTACGCGGTGCCGCTGGTCGACCCGGGCGTGCACGACTCCTCGGGCGTGCGGATGGCGTCGCTCGGCGGGAAGCTCTACGACCATCCGGTCGCGCAGGCGCAGTACGGCCTGCACCTCATCGAGGCGTACCGGATCACCTCGAACGTCGAGTACCTGAACCGGGCCAAGAAGCAGGCGCAGCGGCTGATCGACCGGCGGGTCCTACAGGGCGGCGGCTGGTTCTACCCGTACCCGTTCCGCTACCAGCTGCACCGGTCCAACGACGTCTACGAGGCGCCGTGGTACTCGATGATGGCGCAGGGGCAGGCGCTGAGCGTGTTCTGCCGGCTGTTCACCCTCACCGGCGAGGCCGAGTGGAAGGCCGCGGCCGACGCGACCTTCGCGTCCTACCTGGTGACCCCGGTCGCCGGCAAGCCCTGGGGGGTGTACGTCGTCGGCGGGAAGCTCTGGCTGGAGGAGTACCCGAACCCGGAGGAGGTCAAGGGGGACCGGACCTACAACGGGCACACCTTCTCCGCGTACGGCCTCTGGGACTACTGGGTGGTGACCAAGGACGAGCGGGCGAAGGTGCTGCTCCAGGGCGCCCTGACCACCACCCGTGACGTCCACGGCGACGTCCGCAACCGGCACTGGCGGAGCAAGTACTGCCTGCGGCACGCAAATGACGCCGGCAACTACCACACCACCCACACCACCCAGCACATCCAGTGCTACGCGATCACCGGTGACACCATCTTCGCGCAGATCGCGGAACTGTATTACACCGATTTCCCGCCGCACGGCATAACCGGGACAATTATGTTCCAGGCGGGAAGTCACACCGGATACCAGTTCGACAGCGCCGGTACGATCACCGCCAGCCGGAAACTAACCCTGGAGCGCCGGAGTAACGCGCCGTCGACCGCCCGGCTGAAGATTATGCGGAACGACGGAATCTGGTACCAGATCAGTGCCGGCAGTCTGGCCGGCTACTACCTCAAGGAAGTGCCGCAGCACTCGTACCAGATCGGTGAGGCCGCCTCGATCGGGTACCGGATCCTGCGTCCGGCGACGATCGCGACGTCGCCGCTGAAGGCGTACACGATCGACGAGGCCGGCAACATGGCCTCGGAGGTCACCACCTACCAGGTGGGCGATCCGGTCAACCTCAACCGCCGTGCGGTGCTGAACGGTGTGGAGCATCTCCGGTTCGGCGACGGTGACTACGCCGGGAAGTGGGTGGGCTACCCGACCATCACCCGGAGCTGA
- a CDS encoding peptide deformylase, translating to MTTSPIERAADSFAAELSRRRVERGMTKKQLAARMGFDPSYVSHVEGRRHRPTEDFARRAEAVLGAAGAIWQRFQEYDELRQARSAIVAHRDPPVPEQWMPPGTGLIVEQETATLAYHDDAYRCVIRRALYNAGTEPVTRYLVRVAVDRYPNDPGRSNRHHRENPLTFAELDLQAFCDDQGTREPMEWRKKHDRDAFKEVWLLFENSDGRFPLYPGERVTTEYSYRVNQDKWGQWFQRAVRLPTRRLALRLDLPLDLDPQVWGVETSLSAEEGPLRTPLVRHDEDGRAFFEWSTDDPPLNARYRLEWRYRAAPIAPAAPPPESETRASDRMRAAGIVQLGADLLRQPARQFDLPRDEANARDVVTRLRAALERLDELHPFSKGVGLAAPQIGLPWAAAVVRPPDRDAEPVVLLNPRVVDAALETDEQYEGCLSLFDLRGLVARPLRLDIEHARWDGGRVITSFELAMARLVAHEVDHLEGRLYVDRMDPDVPLVPIEEYRDTGNPWRY from the coding sequence ATGACCACCTCGCCTATCGAGCGGGCTGCCGACTCGTTCGCGGCCGAGCTTTCCCGTCGGCGGGTCGAGCGGGGAATGACGAAGAAGCAGCTCGCGGCCCGGATGGGGTTCGACCCCTCCTACGTCAGTCACGTGGAGGGTCGACGACACCGTCCGACGGAGGACTTCGCGCGCCGCGCCGAGGCCGTACTGGGCGCGGCCGGAGCGATCTGGCAGCGTTTCCAGGAGTACGACGAACTCCGGCAGGCCCGCTCCGCCATCGTCGCGCACCGCGATCCGCCCGTACCGGAGCAGTGGATGCCGCCCGGCACCGGGCTGATCGTGGAGCAGGAGACGGCCACCCTCGCCTACCACGACGACGCCTACCGCTGTGTGATCCGCCGGGCCCTCTACAACGCCGGCACCGAGCCGGTGACCCGTTACCTGGTCCGGGTGGCGGTCGACCGCTACCCCAACGATCCGGGGCGGTCCAACCGGCACCACCGGGAGAACCCGCTGACCTTCGCGGAACTGGACCTCCAGGCGTTCTGTGACGACCAGGGCACCCGCGAGCCGATGGAGTGGCGCAAGAAGCACGACCGGGACGCCTTCAAGGAGGTGTGGCTGCTCTTCGAGAACTCCGACGGACGATTCCCGCTCTATCCCGGGGAACGGGTCACCACCGAGTACTCGTACCGGGTGAACCAGGACAAGTGGGGCCAGTGGTTCCAGCGCGCGGTACGGCTGCCCACCCGCCGGCTCGCGCTCCGGCTCGACCTGCCGCTCGACCTGGACCCACAGGTCTGGGGGGTGGAGACGTCGCTGTCGGCGGAGGAGGGGCCGCTGCGTACCCCGCTGGTCCGGCACGACGAGGACGGCCGGGCCTTCTTCGAGTGGTCGACCGACGATCCGCCGCTGAACGCCCGGTACCGCCTGGAGTGGCGCTACCGCGCCGCGCCCATCGCGCCGGCCGCCCCACCGCCCGAGTCGGAGACCCGGGCCAGCGACCGGATGCGCGCCGCCGGCATCGTCCAACTCGGCGCGGACCTGCTCCGGCAGCCGGCCCGGCAGTTCGACCTGCCCCGGGACGAGGCCAACGCCCGCGACGTGGTGACCCGGCTACGGGCCGCGCTGGAACGACTCGACGAGCTGCACCCGTTCAGCAAGGGGGTCGGCCTCGCCGCGCCGCAGATCGGGCTGCCCTGGGCCGCCGCCGTGGTCCGGCCACCGGACCGGGACGCCGAGCCGGTCGTGCTGCTCAACCCCAGGGTCGTCGACGCGGCCCTGGAGACCGACGAACAGTACGAGGGCTGCCTCTCCCTGTTCGACCTGCGGGGACTGGTGGCCCGGCCGCTCCGGCTCGACATCGAACACGCCCGCTGGGACGGCGGACGCGTGATCACCTCGTTCGAACTCGCCATGGCCCGGCTGGTGGCCCACGAGGTCGATCACCTGGAGGGCCGGCTGTACGTCGACCGAATGGACCCGGACGTGCCGCTGGTCCCGATCGAGGAGTACCGGGACACCGGCAACCCCTGGCGCTACTGA
- a CDS encoding ferric iron reductase, with protein MIGDRAAAPLAPVTATLRATFGTDELPGLATGLLVTDETGWIPATELVDGTRLPELLDATRQRWGAQPHAAAALAWKAYTYWLALPVVLGWASARRVPLLHPSDVLVQLEEHRPLVKLGLRRSTTIAVLPSDPLALSGLPEVRIVLGEAELLDVLRASLLDAHLTPMLDSLHAQVRVGARTLLGSVASGVAHGVLRAADSLPGGSAETIGALLDALGVADLVDLVPGPSGELTVQRKTCCLAFTLPQPKVCAGCCIRTP; from the coding sequence CTGATCGGTGACCGGGCCGCCGCACCTCTCGCCCCGGTGACCGCGACGCTGCGGGCCACCTTCGGCACCGACGAGCTGCCCGGCCTCGCCACCGGCCTACTGGTCACCGACGAGACGGGCTGGATCCCCGCCACCGAACTGGTGGACGGCACCCGACTGCCCGAGCTCCTCGACGCCACCCGGCAGCGTTGGGGCGCCCAGCCGCACGCCGCCGCCGCACTTGCCTGGAAGGCCTACACCTACTGGCTGGCGCTGCCGGTGGTGCTGGGCTGGGCCTCCGCCCGGCGGGTGCCGCTGCTGCACCCCTCGGACGTACTGGTGCAACTGGAGGAGCACCGGCCGCTGGTCAAGCTCGGCCTCCGCCGCTCCACCACGATCGCGGTGCTCCCGTCGGACCCACTGGCCCTGTCCGGGCTGCCCGAGGTCCGGATCGTGCTGGGCGAGGCCGAACTCCTCGACGTGTTGCGCGCGTCCCTGCTCGACGCACACCTGACCCCGATGCTGGACTCGCTGCACGCACAGGTCCGGGTCGGCGCCCGTACACTGCTCGGCTCGGTCGCCTCGGGGGTCGCGCACGGCGTACTGCGCGCCGCCGACTCGCTGCCCGGTGGGTCCGCCGAGACGATCGGCGCGTTGCTCGACGCCCTCGGCGTGGCGGACCTGGTCGACCTGGTGCCCGGCCCGTCGGGCGAGCTGACCGTGCAGCGCAAGACGTGCTGCCTGGCCTTCACCCTGCCGCAGCCCAAGGTCTGCGCGGGCTGCTGCATCCGCACCCCCTGA
- a CDS encoding YbhB/YbcL family Raf kinase inhibitor-like protein encodes MALDRPIPPDPYEVLPAVPSFTLTSNDVQNGEPLATEFAHPSVGGGNQSPHLAWTGFPAETRSFTVTCYDPDAPTGSGFWHWVLVNVPAEVTELPRGAGGTPSAGASGAFSVRNDYGEQSYGGAAPPAGDRPHRYVFAVHALDVEQLELTPEASPAYVGFNLTFHTLARAVVRPTYQVKD; translated from the coding sequence ATGGCTCTTGACCGACCGATCCCACCCGACCCGTACGAGGTGCTGCCGGCCGTACCGTCGTTCACGCTGACCAGCAACGACGTCCAGAACGGCGAGCCGCTGGCCACCGAGTTCGCGCACCCGAGCGTGGGTGGCGGGAACCAGTCGCCGCACCTCGCCTGGACGGGCTTCCCCGCGGAGACCCGGAGCTTCACGGTGACCTGCTACGACCCGGACGCGCCCACCGGCAGCGGATTCTGGCACTGGGTACTGGTCAACGTTCCGGCCGAGGTGACCGAGCTGCCCCGGGGCGCCGGCGGTACACCGTCGGCCGGGGCCTCGGGCGCGTTCAGCGTCCGCAACGACTACGGCGAGCAGTCGTACGGGGGTGCCGCGCCGCCGGCCGGTGACCGTCCACACCGGTACGTCTTCGCCGTACACGCCCTCGACGTGGAGCAGTTGGAGCTGACCCCGGAGGCCAGTCCGGCGTACGTCGGCTTCAACCTGACGTTCCACACCCTGGCCCGGGCGGTGGTCCGGCCGACGTACCAGGTCAAGGACTGA
- a CDS encoding class I SAM-dependent methyltransferase, with amino-acid sequence MAEITGDQRVQEEVLEGLATAVNHRRWFVELALPYLGDNPIEIGSGLGDYAIEWAPFLDRFTATEADPDRLIALKERLSDEPSIEVRQMLLPTNEQGDYSAAVSYNVLEHIEDHVGALRSMRGLVRPGGAIVLIVPAFEFAMGPADIATGHVRRYTKKTMRAALDEAGLQVETLHYANALGLIGYYMATNVFRLMPKEGPMVKVYDTLVLPVTKAAERVVRPPFGQSVFAVARVPA; translated from the coding sequence ATGGCAGAAATAACTGGAGATCAGCGGGTTCAGGAAGAGGTGCTCGAGGGCCTCGCCACCGCCGTCAACCACCGGCGCTGGTTCGTCGAGCTGGCCCTGCCGTACCTCGGCGACAACCCGATCGAGATCGGCAGCGGCCTGGGCGACTACGCCATCGAGTGGGCGCCGTTCCTGGATCGGTTCACCGCCACCGAGGCGGACCCGGACCGGCTGATCGCCCTCAAGGAACGGCTCTCGGACGAGCCCTCGATCGAGGTACGGCAGATGTTGCTGCCGACCAACGAGCAGGGCGACTACAGCGCCGCCGTCTCGTACAACGTGCTGGAGCACATCGAGGACCACGTCGGCGCGCTGCGCAGCATGCGCGGGCTGGTACGCCCGGGCGGGGCGATCGTGCTCATCGTGCCGGCGTTCGAGTTCGCGATGGGCCCGGCGGACATCGCCACCGGCCACGTACGCCGCTACACCAAGAAGACCATGCGGGCCGCGCTGGACGAGGCCGGTCTGCAGGTGGAGACCCTGCACTACGCGAACGCGCTGGGCCTGATCGGCTACTACATGGCCACCAACGTGTTCCGGCTGATGCCGAAGGAAGGGCCGATGGTCAAGGTGTACGACACCCTCGTACTGCCGGTGACCAAGGCCGCCGAGCGGGTCGTACGGCCGCCGTTCGGCCAGTCCGTCTTCGCCGTGGCCCGGGTGCCCGCCTGA